In Pasteurella multocida subsp. multocida OH4807, a genomic segment contains:
- a CDS encoding GlnB protein (COG0347 Nitrogen regulatory protein PII) translates to MKKIEAIIKPFKLDDVRESLSDIGITGMTVTEVRGFGRQKGHTELYRGAEYMVDFLPKVKMEIVVPDEQVDQCIEAIIETAQTGKIGDGKIFVYDVERVIRIRTGEENEDAI, encoded by the coding sequence ATGAAAAAAATCGAAGCAATTATTAAACCGTTCAAACTGGATGATGTGCGTGAAAGTTTGTCAGATATTGGCATTACGGGAATGACAGTCACCGAAGTGCGTGGCTTTGGTCGTCAAAAAGGGCACACCGAGTTATACCGTGGCGCAGAATATATGGTGGATTTTTTGCCGAAAGTAAAAATGGAAATCGTCGTGCCAGATGAACAAGTGGATCAATGTATCGAAGCCATTATCGAAACAGCCCAAACTGGCAAAATTGGTGACGGTAAGATTTTTGTCTATGACGTTGAACGTGTGATTCGTATCCGCACAGGCGAAGAAAATGAGGACGCAATTTAG
- the mogA gene encoding molybdenum cofactor biosynthesis protein MogA (COG0521 Molybdopterin biosynthesis enzymes), whose protein sequence is MTALLKIGLVSVSDRASQGIYQDQGIPELQAWLENALCEPFEVETRLIPDEQDQIEKTLCELVDDCHCHLVLTTGGTGPAKRDVTPDATLAVADREMPGFGEQMRQVSLHFVPTAILSRQVGVIRKNSLILNLPGQPKAIKETLEGVKDAEGNVLVKGIFSAVPYCLQLIDGIYIDTKPEVIESFRPKSARR, encoded by the coding sequence ATGACCGCACTTTTAAAAATTGGTTTAGTTTCAGTATCTGATCGTGCTTCACAAGGGATTTATCAGGATCAAGGGATTCCCGAATTACAAGCTTGGTTAGAAAATGCATTGTGTGAGCCATTTGAAGTGGAAACACGCTTGATTCCAGACGAGCAAGATCAAATTGAAAAAACATTATGTGAGCTGGTGGATGATTGCCATTGCCATTTAGTGTTGACCACAGGTGGAACAGGGCCGGCAAAACGTGATGTGACACCTGATGCAACCTTAGCAGTTGCTGATCGTGAAATGCCCGGGTTTGGTGAGCAAATGCGTCAAGTGAGTTTGCATTTTGTACCAACGGCTATTTTATCTCGCCAAGTGGGTGTGATTCGTAAAAATAGTCTGATCCTCAATTTACCGGGTCAACCAAAAGCCATTAAAGAAACCTTAGAAGGTGTGAAAGACGCTGAAGGCAACGTGCTGGTGAAAGGGATCTTCAGTGCGGTACCTTATTGTTTACAACTAATTGATGGCATCTATATTGATACCAAACCAGAAGTGATTGAAAGTTTTAGACCAAAATCGGCACGCCGTTAA
- a CDS encoding phosphatidate cytidylyltransferase (COG4589 Predicted CDP-diglyceride synthetase/phosphatidate cytidylyltransferase): MEMWTLFWGLIATLVIASTIGYALKWKVGFSTPHAVIDNLNARINAWWVMILIIFAAAFIGFYGVIALFFIISFMALREFLSLIYIRRGDHLALAACFYIILPVQYYFVVADWFSMFTIFIPVYAFLFLPILSALLGDASHFLDRSTKVQWAIMISVFCISHIPAILTLDIGGFEGKNLLLMIFLILVVQASDVLQYVWGKLFGKHKIAPTLSPSKTIEGFVGGVISASILGGLLHWLTPFTPIQAILMSLVICLMGFLGGLVMSAIKRSMSVKDWGNMISGHGGMLDRMDSLCFAAPIFFHIVRYYWVW; encoded by the coding sequence ATGGAAATGTGGACATTGTTTTGGGGATTAATTGCAACGCTCGTGATTGCCTCTACTATTGGTTATGCGTTGAAATGGAAAGTCGGCTTTTCGACCCCGCACGCAGTGATTGATAACTTGAATGCACGCATTAATGCGTGGTGGGTGATGATTTTAATCATTTTTGCGGCGGCATTTATCGGCTTTTACGGCGTTATTGCCCTCTTTTTTATCATTTCATTTATGGCGTTGCGTGAGTTTCTTTCGCTGATTTATATTCGTCGTGGTGATCATCTTGCACTTGCTGCCTGTTTCTATATTATCTTGCCTGTGCAATATTATTTTGTGGTGGCAGATTGGTTCAGTATGTTCACCATTTTTATTCCGGTTTACGCATTCTTATTCTTACCGATTTTGTCTGCCTTGTTGGGTGATGCCTCGCATTTCTTAGATCGTTCTACCAAAGTGCAATGGGCGATTATGATTTCAGTGTTCTGTATTTCACACATTCCAGCGATTTTGACTTTAGATATTGGTGGATTTGAAGGCAAAAATTTATTATTAATGATTTTCCTCATTCTTGTGGTGCAGGCGAGCGATGTGTTGCAATATGTGTGGGGAAAATTATTTGGTAAGCACAAAATTGCACCGACATTGTCGCCTTCTAAAACCATTGAAGGGTTTGTGGGTGGTGTAATTAGTGCATCGATTTTAGGCGGATTATTACATTGGCTAACGCCATTTACGCCTATTCAAGCTATTCTAATGAGCTTAGTGATCTGCTTGATGGGCTTCTTAGGCGGGCTAGTCATGTCTGCCATTAAACGCAGTATGAGCGTGAAAGATTGGGGCAATATGATTAGTGGACACGGTGGAATGTTAGACCGTATGGACAGCCTGTGTTTTGCCGCACCGATCTTTTTCCATATTGTGAGATATTATTGGGTTTGGTAG
- a CDS encoding acyltransferase (COG0204 1-acyl-sn-glycerol-3-phosphate acyltransferase) produces the protein MLAKFVDFILCRFTSFITGVRPQRAVSQQSVGKNRLYYANHNSHGDFILLWVSLPYEVRKNTRPVAGADYWSKGKIRRFLAENVFNMLLIERGGDNPQAITDKISEVLKESSLIIFPEGTRKMDDDVALQPFKSGLYYVAKQNPELELVPVWISNMHNVLPKGFILPIPLLCDLYLGEPLHYQNGEEKEAFLVRAEQALLNLNPKQKGA, from the coding sequence ATGCTCGCGAAATTTGTGGATTTTATTTTATGTCGTTTTACGTCATTCATTACGGGCGTTCGCCCACAACGTGCGGTGTCGCAGCAATCGGTGGGCAAAAATCGTTTGTATTATGCGAACCACAATAGCCACGGTGATTTTATTTTATTGTGGGTCTCGTTACCTTACGAAGTCCGCAAAAATACACGCCCCGTGGCAGGCGCGGATTATTGGTCAAAAGGCAAAATCCGTCGTTTCTTAGCGGAAAACGTGTTTAATATGTTGCTGATTGAGCGTGGTGGTGATAATCCTCAAGCAATTACCGATAAAATCAGTGAAGTGCTAAAAGAAAGCTCGCTGATTATTTTCCCTGAAGGCACACGCAAAATGGACGATGATGTGGCATTGCAACCGTTCAAAAGTGGCTTGTATTATGTGGCAAAACAAAATCCAGAGTTAGAACTCGTGCCCGTTTGGATTAGCAATATGCACAATGTCTTACCCAAAGGGTTTATTCTGCCGATTCCATTATTGTGCGACTTATATTTAGGTGAACCGTTGCATTATCAAAACGGCGAAGAAAAAGAAGCCTTTTTGGTACGCGCAGAACAAGCCTTGTTGAACTTAAATCCAAAACAGAAGGGGGCATAA
- a CDS encoding CDP-alcohol phosphatidyltransferase (COG0558 Phosphatidylglycerophosphate synthase) — MSIYDLKPKFQNLLRPTVVKLAARGVTANQVTLLACAISVILGIFLTALSTVHWLFILIPIWLFVRMALNAIDGMLAREFNQKSRLGGYLNEVTDVVSDAALYLPFALIYPFNPLLIGLIIWLAALTEFCGVLGQVQGQTRRYDGPLGKSDRAFLFGVLGLVYAFVPHLPHWLYWCTWVVIVLLVLTCVKRVRAGLAEAPPMSPSEISEKTTALKATQLQKGE, encoded by the coding sequence ATGAGCATTTATGATCTCAAACCGAAATTCCAAAATCTGTTACGCCCAACGGTGGTGAAATTAGCCGCACGAGGTGTCACTGCAAATCAAGTGACATTGCTTGCTTGTGCGATTTCTGTGATTTTAGGGATTTTTTTAACCGCACTTTCTACGGTTCATTGGCTGTTTATTCTCATTCCAATTTGGTTGTTTGTGCGAATGGCGTTAAATGCCATTGATGGAATGCTCGCGCGTGAATTTAATCAAAAATCTCGTTTAGGTGGTTACTTAAATGAAGTGACAGATGTGGTGTCTGATGCGGCTTTATATCTGCCTTTCGCCTTGATTTACCCATTTAATCCATTATTAATTGGGCTAATCATTTGGCTGGCGGCATTAACTGAATTTTGTGGTGTATTAGGGCAAGTACAAGGGCAAACTCGACGTTATGATGGTCCTTTAGGCAAAAGTGATCGTGCCTTTTTATTTGGCGTGTTAGGTTTAGTTTATGCCTTCGTGCCACATTTACCACATTGGTTATATTGGTGTACTTGGGTGGTGATCGTCTTATTAGTGCTGACTTGCGTGAAACGTGTGCGTGCTGGCTTAGCAGAAGCACCTCCAATGTCACCTTCTGAAATTTCAGAAAAAACGACCGCACTTAAAGCCACTCAATTACAAAAAGGAGAATAA
- a CDS encoding transporter YfbS (COG0471 Di- and tricarboxylate transporters): MMDFNLQNELWASPLFWVLALLFSAIVLFVRNKIRMDVVALLVMVAFSLSGILTVNEVLAGFSDPNVILIALLFIVGEGIVRTGIAYQVSEWLLKAAKNNETKVLILLMLAVATLGSFMSSTGIVAIFIPVVLVICQQMNISPKRLMMPLSVAGLISGMMTLIATAPNLVVNAELIRNSEFRFNFFDFTPIGVVVLTMGILYMLIARRWLTEPNEETTKDTSRRSMNDLIDEYGLRERTKRLVVKKGSSFIGKHLDELHLRSTYGLNVLAIERWKRFRPTFISALGTSEIREKDILLMDITNPTLQIEQFCQEHQLEIAEIRSQNFSQQAKSIGMAEITLVPDSDCIGKTTAELRFRSQFGLNVVGVKRDGEVLAGNFSEVSYSLGDLILVVGDWKAIEQMQNHVKDFYVLNYPLEMERAVPAASQAPHAVLSILTMVFLMVTGIVPNVIAALIACLMLGYFRCVDGKSAYESIHWSSLVLIVGMMPFSIALQKTGGVDLAVKLMLDAVGDLGLHAVLMSLFLLCAAVSLFISNTATAILMAPIAITIAHKLQVSPMPFAMIIAVAASAAFMTPVSSPVNTMVLGPGGYKFADFVKVGVPFTLLVMIVSVFLIPLLFPF; encoded by the coding sequence ATGATGGACTTCAACTTACAGAATGAACTATGGGCAAGCCCGTTATTTTGGGTATTAGCGCTATTATTCAGTGCCATTGTGTTATTTGTGCGTAATAAAATCCGTATGGATGTGGTGGCTTTGTTAGTGATGGTTGCCTTTTCTTTGAGTGGTATTTTAACAGTAAATGAAGTGCTTGCAGGCTTCAGCGATCCTAACGTGATCTTGATTGCCTTACTATTCATTGTGGGAGAGGGAATCGTCCGTACGGGCATCGCTTATCAAGTGAGTGAATGGTTGTTAAAAGCGGCTAAAAATAATGAAACCAAAGTCCTCATTTTGTTGATGTTAGCTGTAGCGACCTTAGGTTCATTTATGAGCTCTACGGGAATTGTTGCAATTTTTATTCCAGTGGTACTCGTCATTTGTCAACAAATGAACATTTCACCTAAACGTTTGATGATGCCACTGAGTGTGGCAGGATTGATTAGTGGCATGATGACGCTCATTGCAACTGCCCCAAACTTAGTGGTGAATGCAGAATTAATCCGTAATAGCGAATTTCGTTTTAATTTTTTTGACTTTACCCCAATTGGTGTCGTGGTATTAACCATGGGGATTTTGTATATGTTAATTGCTCGTCGCTGGTTAACGGAACCTAATGAGGAAACAACTAAGGATACTAGTCGTCGTTCTATGAATGATTTGATTGATGAGTATGGTTTACGTGAGCGAACAAAACGTTTAGTCGTTAAAAAAGGCTCATCATTTATCGGGAAGCATTTAGACGAACTACATTTGCGCTCAACATACGGACTCAATGTGTTAGCTATTGAGCGTTGGAAGCGTTTTAGACCAACTTTTATTTCTGCCTTGGGTACGTCTGAAATTCGAGAGAAAGATATTTTATTAATGGATATCACCAATCCGACCTTACAAATCGAACAATTTTGTCAAGAGCATCAGTTGGAAATTGCAGAAATTCGATCGCAAAATTTCTCGCAACAAGCAAAATCTATTGGCATGGCAGAAATTACATTGGTACCTGATTCGGATTGTATTGGTAAAACTACTGCCGAGTTACGTTTCCGCTCACAATTTGGTTTAAATGTGGTGGGCGTAAAACGTGATGGTGAGGTGTTGGCAGGTAATTTTTCGGAAGTCAGCTACTCTTTAGGCGATTTGATTTTAGTTGTCGGCGATTGGAAAGCCATTGAACAAATGCAAAATCATGTCAAAGATTTTTATGTTTTGAACTACCCATTAGAAATGGAACGTGCGGTACCTGCCGCCAGTCAAGCACCTCATGCTGTGTTATCTATTTTAACTATGGTGTTTTTGATGGTCACGGGTATTGTACCGAATGTTATCGCCGCACTGATTGCTTGTTTGATGTTAGGCTATTTTCGTTGTGTGGATGGTAAAAGTGCATATGAGTCTATCCACTGGTCGAGTTTGGTGTTGATCGTAGGCATGATGCCGTTTTCTATTGCCTTACAGAAAACGGGAGGCGTGGACTTAGCTGTGAAGCTCATGCTAGATGCCGTCGGCGATCTCGGTCTGCATGCGGTATTAATGAGTTTATTCTTATTGTGTGCGGCGGTCAGCTTGTTTATTTCGAATACCGCCACAGCAATTTTAATGGCACCGATTGCAATTACAATTGCTCATAAACTGCAAGTATCGCCAATGCCATTTGCCATGATTATCGCGGTAGCCGCATCAGCCGCCTTTATGACACCAGTTTCTTCTCCAGTAAATACGATGGTGCTTGGTCCGGGTGGTTATAAATTTGCGGATTTCGTCAAAGTCGGCGTGCCTTTTACCTTATTAGTGATGATTGTGAGCGTATTTTTAATTCCTTTACTGTTCCCATTTTAA
- the rnhB gene encoding ribonuclease HII (COG0164 Ribonuclease HII), translating into MEVTYPTDVELIAGVDEVGRGPLVGAVVTAAVILDPNHPIVGLNDSKKLSEKKRLALAEEIKQKALAWSLGRAEPEEIDELNILHATMLAMKRAVENLKIQPHLVLVDGNRVPDVAMPAQAIVKGDGLVPAISAASILAKVARDQEMVELDKHYPDYAFAQHKGYPTKLHLEKLAELGPLPQHRRSFSPVRKVCGDV; encoded by the coding sequence ATGGAAGTTACGTACCCAACAGATGTTGAGTTAATTGCTGGAGTAGATGAAGTCGGGCGTGGTCCTCTTGTGGGCGCGGTAGTGACTGCTGCCGTGATTTTAGATCCAAATCATCCGATTGTAGGACTCAATGACTCAAAAAAGTTATCCGAGAAAAAACGTTTAGCCCTTGCAGAAGAAATTAAACAAAAGGCGTTGGCTTGGAGCTTAGGGCGTGCAGAGCCTGAAGAAATCGATGAATTAAATATTTTGCATGCCACGATGCTAGCAATGAAAAGAGCGGTCGAAAATTTAAAAATTCAACCGCACTTAGTGTTAGTGGACGGTAACCGTGTGCCTGATGTGGCGATGCCAGCACAAGCGATTGTCAAAGGCGACGGTTTAGTTCCCGCGATTAGTGCAGCCTCTATTTTAGCCAAAGTGGCACGTGATCAAGAAATGGTGGAGCTGGATAAACATTATCCTGATTATGCCTTTGCTCAACATAAAGGTTATCCAACGAAATTACATTTAGAAAAACTGGCAGAGTTAGGTCCTTTACCACAGCATCGGCGCAGTTTTTCCCCTGTGCGAAAAGTATGTGGTGACGTATAA
- the lpxB gene encoding lipid-A-disaccharide synthase (COG0763 Lipid A disaccharide synthetase), translating to MEQLTTRQPIIAIVAGEVSGDILGAGLMRSLKIRYPHARFIGIAGPRMLAEGCETLFDMEELSVMGLAEVVKHLPRLLKIRRELIQTLLAEKPDIFIGIDAPDFNLDVELKLKENGIKTIHYVSPSVWAWRQNRIYKIAKATHLVLAFLPFEKAFYDQFDVPCRFIGHTMADAIALKPSRAEACQYLQLDDKQRYVAILVGSRGAEVEFLTEPFLKAAQLLKQQYPDVQFLVPLINEKRREQFEKIKAQVAPELDLILLAGHARQAMIAAEATLLASGTAALEAMLCKSPMVVGYRMKATTYFLAKRLVKTEYVSLPNLLANEMLVPEMIQQDCTPEKLAEKLSVYLSQDETAVQQRHQLIQRFVDLHKLIQCDADKQAAQAVVDLLEK from the coding sequence ATGGAACAACTAACAACTCGACAACCCATTATTGCGATTGTTGCAGGGGAAGTATCGGGAGATATTTTAGGTGCGGGCTTAATGCGTAGTTTAAAAATTCGTTATCCCCATGCACGTTTTATTGGTATCGCAGGACCTCGGATGTTAGCCGAAGGGTGTGAAACTTTATTTGATATGGAAGAACTATCTGTCATGGGGTTGGCAGAGGTGGTGAAGCATTTACCTCGTTTATTAAAAATTCGCCGTGAATTAATTCAAACCTTATTGGCAGAGAAGCCAGATATTTTTATTGGTATTGATGCACCAGATTTTAATCTTGATGTTGAATTAAAACTGAAAGAAAACGGGATCAAAACAATTCATTATGTTAGCCCTTCAGTTTGGGCATGGCGTCAAAATCGCATTTATAAAATTGCCAAAGCAACCCATCTTGTGCTCGCATTTTTACCTTTCGAGAAAGCCTTTTACGATCAATTTGATGTGCCTTGTCGCTTTATCGGACACACAATGGCAGATGCGATTGCACTTAAGCCTAGCCGAGCCGAAGCTTGTCAGTATTTGCAATTAGACGATAAACAACGTTATGTGGCGATTTTAGTGGGCAGCCGTGGGGCTGAAGTGGAGTTTTTAACTGAGCCATTCTTGAAAGCTGCACAATTATTAAAACAGCAATATCCCGATGTGCAATTTTTAGTGCCGCTCATTAATGAAAAACGTCGTGAGCAGTTTGAAAAAATCAAAGCTCAAGTCGCACCTGAGTTAGATCTCATTTTATTAGCGGGGCATGCACGGCAAGCAATGATTGCCGCGGAAGCAACGTTGTTGGCGTCAGGTACAGCCGCTTTAGAAGCCATGTTATGTAAGTCGCCAATGGTGGTGGGCTATCGCATGAAAGCAACCACTTACTTCTTGGCAAAACGTTTAGTCAAAACAGAGTATGTTTCGTTACCGAATTTGCTTGCGAATGAAATGTTAGTGCCAGAAATGATTCAACAAGACTGTACACCAGAAAAATTAGCAGAAAAACTTTCAGTGTATTTAAGCCAAGATGAAACTGCTGTACAACAACGTCATCAATTAATTCAACGTTTTGTTGATTTACATAAGTTAATTCAATGTGATGCGGATAAGCAGGCGGCACAAGCCGTCGTGGATTTATTAGAAAAATAA
- a CDS encoding UDP-N-acetylglucosamine acyltransferase (COG1043 Acyl-[acyl carrier protein]--UDP-N-acetylglucosamine O-acyltransferase), producing MIHSTAQIHPTAIVEEGAKIGENVLIGPFCIVGADVEIGRGTVLHSHVVVKGITKIGCDNQIFQFASIGDTNQDLKYQGEPTRTVIGDRNRIRESVTIHRGTTQGGGVTVIGDDNLLMVNVHVAHDCRIKNRCILANNATLAGHVELDDFVIVGGMSAIHQFVIVGAHVMLGGGSMVSQDVPPYVMAQGNHAKPFGVNIEGLKRRGFDKPTLHAIRNVYKLIYRSGKTLEEVMPEIEQVAAKESAISFFVEFFKRSTRGIIR from the coding sequence ATGATCCACTCAACAGCGCAAATTCATCCAACAGCTATTGTCGAAGAGGGTGCGAAAATTGGTGAAAATGTTTTGATCGGTCCTTTCTGCATTGTGGGTGCAGATGTGGAAATTGGTCGCGGGACTGTTTTGCATTCTCATGTTGTGGTCAAAGGAATCACGAAAATTGGTTGTGATAATCAAATTTTCCAGTTTGCTAGCATTGGTGATACAAACCAAGATTTGAAATATCAAGGCGAACCGACTCGTACCGTGATTGGTGATCGTAACCGTATTCGTGAAAGTGTGACGATTCATCGTGGCACCACGCAGGGCGGAGGCGTAACGGTCATTGGCGATGACAACTTGTTAATGGTAAATGTGCATGTGGCACATGACTGCCGTATCAAAAATCGTTGTATTTTAGCCAATAATGCCACCCTTGCGGGTCATGTTGAGTTAGATGATTTTGTGATTGTTGGGGGAATGTCTGCGATTCACCAATTTGTGATTGTGGGCGCCCATGTGATGCTAGGTGGGGGCTCAATGGTGAGTCAAGATGTGCCACCGTATGTGATGGCACAAGGTAACCATGCAAAACCATTTGGGGTGAATATTGAAGGATTAAAACGCCGAGGTTTTGATAAGCCAACCTTACATGCAATTCGCAATGTATATAAATTAATTTACCGCAGCGGCAAAACGCTAGAAGAAGTGATGCCTGAAATTGAACAAGTTGCGGCGAAAGAATCAGCGATTAGCTTCTTTGTTGAGTTTTTTAAACGTTCAACACGTGGGATTATTCGTTAA
- the fabZ gene encoding (3R)-hydroxymyristoyl-ACP dehydratase (COG0764 3-hydroxymyristoyl/3-hydroxydecanoyl-(acyl carrier protein) dehydratases) produces MTIENTVSKTIEANEIMKLLPHRYPFLLVDRVVDYEEGKWLRAVKNISVNEPCFTGHFPEQPIFPGVLILEAMAQATGVLACKSQRQLENELYYFAAIDNARFKRPVLPGDQMVLEVHFVKERRGITRFTGVATVDGQVVCEAELMCARRPA; encoded by the coding sequence GTGACAATTGAGAATACTGTATCAAAAACTATTGAAGCAAATGAAATCATGAAATTATTACCGCATAGATACCCGTTTTTATTAGTTGATCGCGTGGTAGATTATGAAGAAGGTAAATGGTTGAGAGCTGTAAAAAATATTAGCGTAAATGAGCCTTGTTTCACTGGGCATTTTCCTGAGCAGCCAATTTTCCCTGGGGTATTAATTTTAGAAGCAATGGCACAAGCTACAGGCGTATTGGCATGTAAAAGCCAACGTCAGCTAGAAAACGAGCTTTACTATTTTGCTGCAATAGATAATGCGCGTTTTAAACGCCCAGTCTTGCCAGGCGATCAAATGGTTTTAGAAGTCCATTTTGTTAAAGAACGCCGCGGTATTACCCGTTTTACTGGTGTTGCAACAGTAGATGGACAAGTGGTTTGTGAAGCTGAATTAATGTGTGCTCGCCGTCCTGCATAA
- the lpxD gene encoding UDP-3-O-[3-hydroxymyristoyl] glucosamine N-acyltransferase (COG1044 UDP-3-O-[3-hydroxymyristoyl] glucosamine N-acyltransferase): protein MRVYSLQELAQQIGATIRGNADVVVESIAPLDKATEKQLTFISNAKFRHLLADSKAGILVVSEADVSFCAEHSNLLIVKDPYVAYAVLAQYMDKTPKAASGIAPSAVVSELAVLGKNVSIGANAVIEEGVQLGDDVVIGANCFVGKNTKIGANTQLWANVSVYHDVEIGQHCLIQSGAVIGSDGFGYANDRGRWIKIPQVGQVIIGNHVEIGACTCIDRGALDPTVIEDNVIIDNLCQIAHNVHIGTGTAVAGGVIMAGSLTVGRYCLIGGASVINGHMEICDQVTITGMGMVMRPITEPGVYSSGIPLQTNKEWRKTAALTLGIDGMNKRLKALEKQIEKK, encoded by the coding sequence GCGAGTTTATTCTCTCCAAGAATTAGCACAGCAAATCGGCGCTACCATTCGTGGTAACGCCGATGTTGTTGTTGAAAGTATTGCGCCGCTAGATAAAGCGACAGAAAAGCAATTAACATTTATTTCAAATGCAAAATTTCGCCACTTGCTTGCTGATTCAAAGGCGGGGATTCTTGTGGTGTCAGAAGCGGATGTGAGCTTTTGTGCAGAGCATAGTAATTTACTGATTGTAAAGGATCCTTATGTCGCGTATGCGGTTCTAGCACAGTATATGGACAAGACACCGAAAGCAGCTTCAGGTATTGCCCCGAGTGCAGTAGTCTCAGAACTCGCTGTATTAGGTAAAAACGTATCAATTGGTGCGAATGCGGTGATTGAAGAGGGGGTACAACTTGGTGATGATGTTGTGATCGGTGCTAACTGCTTTGTGGGTAAAAACACGAAAATTGGTGCAAATACTCAGTTATGGGCAAATGTGAGTGTCTATCACGATGTTGAGATCGGTCAGCACTGTTTAATTCAATCTGGTGCGGTTATTGGCAGTGATGGATTTGGTTATGCCAATGATCGTGGTCGCTGGATTAAAATCCCACAAGTCGGACAAGTGATTATTGGTAATCATGTCGAAATTGGTGCTTGTACTTGTATTGACCGCGGTGCATTAGATCCAACGGTAATTGAAGACAATGTGATTATTGATAACCTGTGTCAAATTGCTCATAACGTTCATATTGGCACTGGCACTGCTGTTGCGGGCGGTGTCATTATGGCAGGTAGTTTAACTGTGGGTCGTTATTGCTTAATTGGCGGGGCGAGTGTGATTAATGGTCATATGGAAATTTGTGATCAGGTGACGATTACTGGCATGGGGATGGTGATGCGTCCAATCACTGAACCAGGGGTATATTCTTCAGGTATCCCGCTACAAACTAATAAAGAATGGCGTAAAACAGCGGCATTGACGTTGGGGATTGATGGGATGAACAAGCGCCTGAAAGCATTGGAAAAGCAAATAGAGAAAAAATAG